Below is a genomic region from Gemmatimonadota bacterium.
TCGGAGGCCGTCGGGAGCGAGACGATTTCATGTTCCCCTGTCGTGTAGATGTGCGAAAAGTCGCAGTCGGGCTCGGCGGGTGCCGCGGGAGCCGCCACAGGAGCCGGAGGGGGCGTCGGCGCGGGATCCGTCGCCGCGCCGGCCTGGACCGGACGCCCCGCGTTCGGCGACCGTGGGGCGGCGCCACCCAGCCGGCCGCCGGAAAGGCTCAGGAAACCGTCCACTTTCGACGCGAAGAAGGGGGTGCAGGCGATCCGGCGCGAGGTCGAGCCACCCTGCGAGTGCCCCGCAAGCCAGAAGGCCCGGATGTTCGGGCGCCCAATCGCATTCGTGAGCGAGGTCACGATGTTCTGGAGATAGACGTCGTCTTCCTCGGACCACCGCCGGGTGGGCGAGAAAGGTGAAGCAACGACGAGCCGGTGCGCCTCCTTCTGGTCGAAGGCGGGGAAATAACGCCGCTGCCAGTTCCCGCTCGATCCCCCTCCGTGGAGGTTCAGGATGAGGGTGACTTCCTCGCCCTCCTGGAGATTGCACGGATAGTCGAGAATGTACGTCCGCCCCGTTTGCGGCTCCGTGACCTGCTGGTCCGCGGAGCCGGTGCAGGGAGCGTTCAGGAGGGTGACGGGTTGCTGCGCGGAGAGCGCGCTCACGGTCAAAACGAGGGCGAGGGGCGCCGCGAGGAAGTGAATCCCGCCAGTCGCACGCAGAACCGCCGCCCGTGAACTACCAAGTAGAGCGTTCATTTTCGCATCCCCCTGGTGAAACGTCGCTTCGGAACCCGATCTTTGGAGGCCCTCCGTGAGTCTAGATTCCGCGGCGGGTCCGGGCCAGAGCCCGTGCGGTCCGGGGCTCAGGTCCGGAATCGCTCCGCTTCCTCCATGGGTCCGCCCAGGTCCAAGTTGGTGAGCCACCGCACGAGTTCGGCCTCGTCCACGGCGTCTCGGCTGATGCGAAGCATCATCGCCACGTCACGGAGGTGGCGATCGGATCTTGAGTCGCGGTAGCATGCCAGCTTTCGCAGGATGACGTACTCGATCGGCGCAATCCAGATCGCCAGTCCCTCCGTGGTCACGCGTCGCCTACGCACGAACGCCCACGCGTGGAGGGGGTCGTTTCCGGCGAGGTAGACGTCCGCGCGAAGGGCGGTGTCTCTGTGGATGATGTTGAAATGCCCGCCGCGGCTTCGGTTGGACTCTTCCTGCAGGACTTCTTCGGGCGGCACATAAAAGTCCCCGCCTCCGAATGCGGCCGCAAGTCGTCGCGTGTCGACCGGTCGCAACTCGAGGACGATGTCGATATCGCGGGTGAAGCGAGGGTCCCCGTAGATCACGGCCGCCACACCACCGGTGACCATGTACGGGATTTCGGTCTCCTCCAGTGGCCCGATGAAGAGGGCGATCAGGTCAGGGTCGGTCACCGCCCACCAAATCGCGAACCCGTGCCCGGACCTCAGACACCGAGAGCTCCGGATAAAGTGAACGCAGGCCGGCGGCTTTTAATTCGTAAGCCTGGCGGATCAGGGACCTCATCACCGCGAGCTTGGCTTCCGGTGACATGTCACGTAGCGCTTGGGTCTCAAAGTCTTTCGAATCCATACGTTCCCAGTCTCGCGCCCCCCGTCCGGGCTCGCAATGTGGCTGGTGGGGCCCCTGCTCGGGATCATCATCCGCGCGCCACGGTCCACACTCCGTTCCGGGGCCGTTCCTCCGTCTCCCGCCCTGGCCCCATCTGAGTGATCGGCGTATTCTGGCCCCCGGTTTCGACTGGTGTCGAAACAGAGGTGCGCACCTTCGAACGGAAGGGCACGCATGGCGGAAATAGTGTCTTCACTGCCCCGCGCCGGAAGCTTCGGCGAGACGGCCAGGCCGGATACCTGGTGGCTCAAGCCCCTGGGGATCTTCCTCGCCCTGTCAGCCTTCGTGGTCTATGCGACCTGGGCGGCGTTCCAGGGCGAGCACTATTCCTTCGGACCGTACCTCTCCCCCTTCTACTCCCCGGAGCTTTTCGGGGACTCGTCGCACGCCCTGTTCGGCCCCAGGCCGGGATGGTGGCCCGGGTGGCTCCCCTTCTCCCCCGCCTTCCTGATCCTCTGGGCGCCCGGCGGATTCCGGCTCACCTGCTATTACTACCGGGGCGCATACTACAAGGCATTCTGGGCGGACCCGTCCGCCTGCGGGGTCTCCGAGCCACGGAAGGGATACCGGGGCGAGCGTTCCTTCCCACTGATCCTCCAGAACGTGCATCGGTATTTCCTCTATCTGGCGCTCGTCTTCGTGGTAATCCTTTCCCATGATGCGTGGAAGGCGCTCTGGTTCGAGAACCCGGCCACCGGCGCGGTGGAGTTCGGCCTGGGGGTGGGCTCCCTCGTCCTCCTCGTGAACGTGATCCTGCTCGGGGGCTACACCCTCGGTTGCCACTCCCTCCGGCACCTCGTCGGCGGCCGCCTCTCGCGCATCTCCGGACGCCCCGTCCAGGCCGCGTCCTACCAATGCGTCTCGTGCCTCAACCGCAAGCACATGATCTGGGCCTGGATGAGCCTCTTTTGGGTCGCGTTCTCGGACATCTACGTGCGACTCCTCTCCATGGGCATCTGGACCGACCTGAGACTCTTCTGATGGCAGAATACCGGACACACGAATACGACGTCCTCATCATCGGAGCGGGTGGAGCCGGTCTTCGGGCCGCGATCGAGGCCTCCGGGCACGGTGCGAGAGTTGGGGTCGTAAGCAAGTCGCTCCTCGGGAAAGCCCACACGGTCATGGCCGAAGGGGGCGTTGCGGCCGCGCTCGCGAACGTGGACGAGCGGGACGGCTGGCGGGTCCACTTCGCCGACACGATGCGGGGAGGCCAGTACCTGAACAACTGGCGGATGGCGGAACTCCATGCCCGGGAGGCGCCCGAGCGCGTGCGCGAACTCGAGGCCTGGGGAGCGCTCTTCGATCGCACCGATGACGGGAGGATCCTCCAGCGAAATTTCGGGGGACACGCCTATCCCCGGCTGGCGCATGTGGGGGACCGCACCGGGCTCGAGATGATCCGGACTCTCCAGGACCACGGGATCCACCAAGGGATGTCGGTCCACATGGAGTGTACCGTGACTCGGCTCCTCACGGACGGGGCAAGGGTCGCCGGGGCATTTGCGTACGATCGGGAGCGAGGCCGATTCCTCGTCTTCCGGGCGGGCGCCGTGGTCCTCGCCACCGGAGGCTTCGGAAAGGCCTACCGTATCACCTCGAACTCGTGGGAATACACCGGGGACGGCCAGACCCTTGCATACGACACGGGCGCGGACCTCCTCGACATGGAGTTCGTCCAGTTCCACCCGACCGGGATGGTCTGGCCGCCTTCCGTCCGCGGGATCCTCGTGACGGAAGGGGTGAGGGGAGAAGGGGGCGTCCTCCGCAACAGTGCGGGGCGCCGCTTCATGTTCGACGACATCCCCGAACTCTACAAAGGTCAGACGGCGGACTCGGAGGAGGAGGGTTGGCGTTACTGCACCGGGGATCCGACCGCCCGCCGCCCCCCGGAGCTCCTCACCCGCGATCACGTGGCGCGCTGCATCCTTCGCGAGGTCGCGGAGGGACGAGGGAGCCCGCACGGCGGGGCGTTCCTGGACATCTCCTGGATCGGCGAGAAGATGGCGAACCACGAGGAGCACATCCGTCGCAAGCTCCCGGGGATGTACCACCAGTTCAAGGAGCTCGCGGAGATCGACATCACGAAGGAGCCGATGGAGGTGGGCCCCACGACCCACTATGCGATGGGGGGAGTTCGGGTCGACCCCGAAACCCAGATGTCGACCGTGGCGGGGCTTTTCGCGGCGGGGGAGTGCGCCGCGGGGCTCCACGGGGCGAACCGGCTGGGGGGCAACTCCCTGTCGGACCTCATCGTCTTCGGGAAGCGCGCGGGGGAATACGCAGCCCGCTTCGCGAAGGAACATGGCCCCGGGACCTTCGATCCCGCCGCGGCCGAGGCCGCCGAACGCGAGGCGCTCGCCCCCTTCCACCGGGAGGCGGCGAACGGAGAAAACCCGTATCAGGTCCAATACGATCTCCAGGAGATGATGCAGGACCGCGTCGGCATCATCCGGCATGCCGAGAAGCTGCAGTCCGCATTGGAGGCGCTGGAACAGCTCCGGGAGCGCGCGGGGCGGGCTCTCGCCCCGGGAAGCCGGGAGTACAACGCCGGATGGCACACCGCGCTCGACCTCCACAACCTCCTCACCGTGTCGGAGGCCGTCACCCGGGCGGCCCTCCTTCGCCAGGAGAGTCGCGGAGCACAGTCGAGGGACGACTACCGCGGGAAGGACCCCGAATGGGGGAAGCTCAATCTGGTCGTGCGGAAGGAAGCGGGGGGCGCCATGGAGGTGGAACGCATCCCTACCCGTCCCCTCCCCGACGAGCTCGCCAAGATCATCGAGGAGATGGGATGATGGCCCAGGCCACTTTTCGTATCTGGCGGGGAAACTCCGGAGGCGGAGAGCTCCAGGACTTCACCCTAGACGTGAGCGAGGGGATGGTCGTCCTGGATGCCGTCCACCGCATACAGGCGGAGCAGGCCCCGGACTTGGCGGTCCGCTGGAACTGCAAGGCGGGAAAGTGTGGCTCGTGCTCGGCCGAGGTGAACGGAATGCCGAAGCTCATGTGCATGACCCGCCTGAGCTCGCTCCCCATGGAGCGTCCCGTGACGATTCATCCAATGAAGGCGTTCCCCGTGATGAAGGACCTCGTCTGCGACGTGTCGTGGAACTACGAGGTGAAGAAGCGGATTCCGCCTTTCCGCCCTCGCGCTCCGGACGCACCGGACGGGACCTGGCGGATGGACCAGCGGGACGTGGATCGGGTGATGGAGTTTCGCAAGTGCATCGAGTGTTACCTCTGCCAGGACGTGTGCCATGTCCTGCGGGAGCATCACAAGCACGACGAGTTCATCGGGCCGCGATTCCTCGTGTACGCCGCCGCGCTCGAGATGCATCCACTGGATGAAGGGACCCGCGCCCGGCTCCTCTGGGAGGAAGGGGGGATCGGGTACTGTAACATCACGAAGTGCTGCACCGCCGTCTGTCCCGAGGGAATCCACATCACCGACAACGCGATCATTCCGCTCAAGGAGCGCGTCGTGGATGAGGTGTTCGACCCCATCTCTCGAGCCCTGCGCGTCCTCACCGGGCGGCGCGGCGCGGCGACTTGATCGGGGGCGGCGTCCGCGGAGGAGGAAGCATGTTTCAGTTGAAATCCCTGACCCGTGAGGGGATCGCGCCGGCCCTCCGGAAGGTCGACCGGTACCGCCTCCTGAATGAGCCATGGAGGGCGGAGAGCATCTGCCGGGACGTGCTCGAGATCGACCCCGAGAACCAGGAGGCACTGATCGCACTCCTCCTCTCCCTCACCGACCAGTTCCGGGAACGCGGCACCGCCGCGGCCCAGAACGCGAGAGCGCTCGTGGCCCGGATCGCGGGCGAATACCAGCAGGCGTACTTCTCCGGGATCATCTGTGAGCGTGAAGGAACCGCGATCCTCGGACGGGACTCCTATGGCACGGGCCCGGTCGCCTACCACTGGCTCTCGGAAGCGATGCGTTGGTACGAGAAAGCCGAGGCGGTACGTCCGGCCG
It encodes:
- a CDS encoding alpha/beta hydrolase translates to MNALLGSSRAAVLRATGGIHFLAAPLALVLTVSALSAQQPVTLLNAPCTGSADQQVTEPQTGRTYILDYPCNLQEGEEVTLILNLHGGGSSGNWQRRYFPAFDQKEAHRLVVASPFSPTRRWSEEDDVYLQNIVTSLTNAIGRPNIRAFWLAGHSQGGSTSRRIACTPFFASKVDGFLSLSGGRLGGAAPRSPNAGRPVQAGAATDPAPTPPPAPVAAPAAPAEPDCDFSHIYTTGEHEIVSLPTASDWASKYGCSSRVGPEAVVDSEPGYVHDGGNQNPGSKEWGLLPRPGTAEVFVYPGCSSGRVVADVVRLDKGHTEGLEPRVTEELVRLMTFAAGGKIRRGG
- a CDS encoding nucleotidyl transferase AbiEii/AbiGii toxin family protein, whose translation is MTDPDLIALFIGPLEETEIPYMVTGGVAAVIYGDPRFTRDIDIVLELRPVDTRRLAAAFGGGDFYVPPEEVLQEESNRSRGGHFNIIHRDTALRADVYLAGNDPLHAWAFVRRRRVTTEGLAIWIAPIEYVILRKLACYRDSRSDRHLRDVAMMLRISRDAVDEAELVRWLTNLDLGGPMEEAERFRT
- a CDS encoding succinate dehydrogenase — protein: MAEIVSSLPRAGSFGETARPDTWWLKPLGIFLALSAFVVYATWAAFQGEHYSFGPYLSPFYSPELFGDSSHALFGPRPGWWPGWLPFSPAFLILWAPGGFRLTCYYYRGAYYKAFWADPSACGVSEPRKGYRGERSFPLILQNVHRYFLYLALVFVVILSHDAWKALWFENPATGAVEFGLGVGSLVLLVNVILLGGYTLGCHSLRHLVGGRLSRISGRPVQAASYQCVSCLNRKHMIWAWMSLFWVAFSDIYVRLLSMGIWTDLRLF
- a CDS encoding fumarate reductase/succinate dehydrogenase flavoprotein subunit; protein product: MAEYRTHEYDVLIIGAGGAGLRAAIEASGHGARVGVVSKSLLGKAHTVMAEGGVAAALANVDERDGWRVHFADTMRGGQYLNNWRMAELHAREAPERVRELEAWGALFDRTDDGRILQRNFGGHAYPRLAHVGDRTGLEMIRTLQDHGIHQGMSVHMECTVTRLLTDGARVAGAFAYDRERGRFLVFRAGAVVLATGGFGKAYRITSNSWEYTGDGQTLAYDTGADLLDMEFVQFHPTGMVWPPSVRGILVTEGVRGEGGVLRNSAGRRFMFDDIPELYKGQTADSEEEGWRYCTGDPTARRPPELLTRDHVARCILREVAEGRGSPHGGAFLDISWIGEKMANHEEHIRRKLPGMYHQFKELAEIDITKEPMEVGPTTHYAMGGVRVDPETQMSTVAGLFAAGECAAGLHGANRLGGNSLSDLIVFGKRAGEYAARFAKEHGPGTFDPAAAEAAEREALAPFHREAANGENPYQVQYDLQEMMQDRVGIIRHAEKLQSALEALEQLRERAGRALAPGSREYNAGWHTALDLHNLLTVSEAVTRAALLRQESRGAQSRDDYRGKDPEWGKLNLVVRKEAGGAMEVERIPTRPLPDELAKIIEEMG
- a CDS encoding succinate dehydrogenase/fumarate reductase iron-sulfur subunit: MMAQATFRIWRGNSGGGELQDFTLDVSEGMVVLDAVHRIQAEQAPDLAVRWNCKAGKCGSCSAEVNGMPKLMCMTRLSSLPMERPVTIHPMKAFPVMKDLVCDVSWNYEVKKRIPPFRPRAPDAPDGTWRMDQRDVDRVMEFRKCIECYLCQDVCHVLREHHKHDEFIGPRFLVYAAALEMHPLDEGTRARLLWEEGGIGYCNITKCCTAVCPEGIHITDNAIIPLKERVVDEVFDPISRALRVLTGRRGAAT